From the genome of Eucalyptus grandis isolate ANBG69807.140 chromosome 2, ASM1654582v1, whole genome shotgun sequence, one region includes:
- the LOC104421712 gene encoding uncharacterized protein LOC104421712, translated as MRPNWELRNCCHHEQVVFLITISVCTVVILALWRTVLLKPFKLVTVFLHEASHAIACKLTCGHVEGIQVHVDEGGSTQTRGGIYWFILPAGYLGSSFWGMLFILASTNLLTARIAAGCLLVALVIVLFVAKNWTLRGLCIGFIVFLGVVWLLQETTKVRGLRYVIMFIGVMNSLFSVYDIYDDLISRRVHTSDAEKFAEVCPCCNGAGWGVIWGLISLLFLSAAMYLGLVILS; from the exons ATGAGACCCAATTGGGAGCTCAGGAACTGTTGCCACCACGAGCAAGTCGTGTTCTTGATCACCATCTCTGTTTGCACTGTCGTTATACTTGCG CTATGGAGGACTGTATTGCTGAAGCCATTTAAACTCGTGACAGTATTTCTTCACGAGGCAAGCCATGCCATTGCTTGTAAACTAACATGTGGCCAT GTGGAGGGAATTCAGGTTCATGTTGATGAAGGAGGAAGTACTCAAACCCGTGGTGGAATATACTGGTTCATCCTGCCAGCTGGAT ATCTCGGCTCATCATTCTGGGGAATGCTCTTTATTCTTGCTTCGACAAATCTTCTTACAGCTAGGATTGCAGCAGGTTGTTTGCTCGTCGCTCTTGTTATTGTGCTATTTGTGGCTAAAAAT TGGACACTTCGAGGGCTTTGTATAG GATTTATTGTATTCCTTGGCGTGGTTTGGCTTCTCcaagaaacaacaaaagttCGAGGTCTTCGCTACGTCATTATGTTCATTG GTGTAATGAACAGCTTGTTTTCTGTTTATG ATATATATGATGATTTGATATCTCGTAGAGTCCACACCAGTGATGCAGAAAAATTTGCGGAAGTGTGTCCTTGTTGCAATGGTGCTGGATGGGGTGTGATCTG
- the LOC104421724 gene encoding putative receptor-like protein kinase At4g00960, with translation MSCLARAAMAIFSSLLACLKRLKAAGCGLRCGGRGAAGRAAEDEAEDDSSSGLFYDLRSLQVATNFFSELNQLGHGGFGPVFKGLMPDGQEIAVKKLSQTSRQGMREFTNEVKLLLKIQHRNLVMLMGCCVEGQEKMLVYEYLSNRSLDCFLFAKEKSPLLDWMTRFRIITGVARGLLYLHEEAPERIIHRDIKASNILLDDQLNPKISDFGLARLFPGEDTHLNTMKVSGTYGYMAPEYAMRGYLSVKTDVFSYGVLVLEIVSGRKNHDGRLGAEKTDLLSYAWKLFQEGKSLDLVDSSLVKYNPDEAAMSIQLGLLCCQASYGDRPDMNSVHLMLSSDSFTLPRPGKPGIQGRTARWTTTSSSAFTKTNPSSTQTGGTKVSTGSSFAEEYSRNSISISSIDEGR, from the exons ATGTCATGTCTTGCGCGAGCGGCGATGGCCATCTTCTCCAGCCTCCTCGCGTGCCTCAAGCGGCTCAAGGCGGCGGGCTGCGGCCTCCGTTGCGGCGGCAGGGGCGCCGCCGGGAGGGCCGCGGAGGACGAAGCCGAGGACGACTCCTCCTCCGGCCTCTTCTACGACCTCCGGTCGCTCCAGGTCGCCACCAACTTCTTCTCCGAGCTGAACCAGCTCGGTCACGGCGGCTTCGGTCCCGTCTTCAAG ggGTTGATGCCCGATGGCCAGGAAATAGCTGTAAAGAAGCTGTCTCAAACTTCAAGACAGGGGATGAGGGAATTCACCAACGAGGTGAAGCTGTTGCTGAAAATTCAACACAGAAACCTGGTCATGCTGATGGGCTGCTGTGTGGAAGGACAGGAAAAGATGCTGGTTTATGAGTATCTGTCGAACAGGAGCCTCGACTGTTtcctttttg CTAAAGAAAAGTCTCCATTGCTGGATTGGATGACTCGGTTCCGAATAATTACTGGTGTGGCGAGAGGTCTGTTATACCTGCATGAAGAAGCCCCTGAAAGGATTATCCATAGAGACATTAAGGCTAGTAACATATTGCTTGACGATCAGTTGAATCccaaaatttcagattttggttTGGCGAGGCTTTTTCCTGGTGAAGACACGCATCTGAATACAATGAAGGTATCCGGGACTTA TGGTTACATGGCTCCTGAATATGCAATGCGTGGATATTTGTCCGTGAAAACTGACGTTTTCAGCTACGGAGTTCTGGTCTTAGAGATTGTAAGTGGGAGAAAGAATCATGACGGCCGACTGGGTGCGGAAAAAACAGACCTCCTGAGTTAT GCATGGAAGCTCTTTCAAGAAGGGAAGTCATTGGATCTGGTGGACTCGAGCCTTGTCAAATACAACCCTGACGAGGCAGCAATGTCTATTCAACTAGGATTGCTGTGCTGTCAAGCAAGTTACGGAGACAGACCAGATATGAACTCGGTGCACCTCATGCTTTCCAGTGATTCATTCACATTGCCCAGACCAGGAAAACCCGGAATCCAAGGGCGAACAGCACGTTGGACAACgacttcgtcttccgcattcacCAAAACTAATCCAAGCAGTACACAAACTGGAGGTACTAAAGTTTCTACTGGTAGCAGCTTTGCCGAGGAGTATTCTAGAAATTCAATCTCCATTTCCTCCATAGATGAAGGCAGATGA